Proteins from a genomic interval of Candidatus Korarchaeum sp.:
- a CDS encoding DUF3782 domain-containing protein → MTLSPEEKRKFLESLKKDEEFRYAVAGILGYSEILERITSIEERIVNLEERFARLEERFARLEERFLELEERVARLEEEMISFRRLIVVIAHRFGVISEESFREGMKYVVEEVLGAAKVSKLLLRDERGFVYGHPSTVDVDVLVRDGEHVIVEVKSRVSKGDVAEISRIGSLYEEKEGVKPRLLIVGGFVDKGAAELAKELGVEIRGVIEDL, encoded by the coding sequence ATGACGCTCTCTCCCGAGGAGAAGAGGAAGTTCCTTGAGTCATTGAAGAAGGATGAGGAGTTCAGGTACGCTGTAGCGGGGATTCTTGGCTACAGTGAGATATTGGAGAGGATAACTTCCATTGAGGAGAGAATCGTCAATCTTGAGGAAAGATTTGCGAGACTCGAGGAGAGGTTTGCGAGGCTTGAGGAAAGGTTTTTAGAATTGGAGGAGAGAGTTGCGAGGCTTGAGGAGGAAATGATTTCCTTCAGACGTTTAATCGTGGTCATTGCTCATAGATTTGGAGTTATATCCGAAGAATCCTTCAGAGAGGGGATGAAGTATGTAGTTGAGGAGGTCCTCGGGGCTGCGAAGGTCTCGAAGTTGCTCTTGAGGGATGAGAGGGGCTTCGTCTATGGACATCCATCGACAGTGGATGTCGATGTCCTAGTGAGGGATGGGGAGCATGTGATCGTGGAGGTGAAGTCGAGAGTATCGAAGGGCGATGTGGCCGAGATCAGCAGGATAGGGAGCTTATATGAGGAGAAAGAGGGTGTGAAGCCCAGGCTCCTCATAGTAGGTGGATTCGTGGACAAAGGAGCTGCTGAACTAGCTAAGGAATTGGGAGTGGAAATAAGAGGAGTTATTGAGGATCTCTAG
- a CDS encoding DUF3782 domain-containing protein has translation MALSAEEKRKFLRSLDEDIEFRYAVAGYLGISEILKRLDSLEENMLKLWEEVRSLREGQNKLWEEVKSLREGQNKLREEFEKLSMRVEVTMGSMGRRWGEDLERMVLEIFKEALEKRGIEPGKVEKLRFVDRDGSITGIKGKVVDIDISVKDDKLYLIEVKSRAELDHIDALYMKARAAEKYLNRSADKIILVSVNVDREAYDRAEELGIEVICGHVIE, from the coding sequence ATGGCTCTATCCGCCGAAGAGAAGAGGAAGTTCCTGAGATCGCTGGACGAGGACATAGAGTTCAGATACGCTGTAGCTGGCTACCTTGGAATTTCCGAGATATTGAAGAGGCTCGATTCATTGGAGGAGAATATGTTAAAGCTTTGGGAGGAGGTAAGGTCCCTGAGAGAGGGGCAGAATAAGCTTTGGGAGGAGGTAAAATCGCTCAGGGAGGGACAGAATAAACTGAGGGAGGAATTCGAAAAACTCAGCATGAGAGTAGAGGTCACCATGGGGAGCATGGGGAGGAGATGGGGGGAGGATCTCGAGAGGATGGTGCTAGAGATATTCAAGGAGGCCCTGGAGAAGAGGGGGATTGAGCCCGGGAAAGTAGAGAAACTAAGATTCGTGGATAGGGATGGAAGCATAACGGGGATCAAGGGCAAGGTGGTGGATATAGATATCTCAGTGAAGGATGATAAGCTCTACTTAATTGAGGTGAAGTCAAGAGCTGAGCTAGATCATATAGATGCTCTTTATATGAAGGCGAGAGCTGCTGAGAAGTACTTGAATAGAAGTGCGGATAAGATAATCCTAGTTTCAGTCAACGTTGACAGAGAGGCTTACGATAGGGCTGAGGAACTGGGGATAGAGGTCATATGCGGGCACGTGATAGAGTAG
- a CDS encoding phospholipase D family protein: protein MRVSGALIVILLIALAYVIVNQPRVCPQNPQINPQIDVYFCPEDSCGNAVISLIDRANRSVDVAMYSFTHEGIADALIRAKERGVIVRVIIESEQVSSYSQYGRLRAAGIEVKLDKNPYLMHNKFAVVDGKVVATGSFNYTESADKKNDENLIIIWDPEIASKYESEFEEMWEGVYGK from the coding sequence ATGAGGGTATCGGGGGCTCTGATCGTTATACTCTTGATAGCTCTAGCCTATGTTATTGTAAATCAACCGAGGGTTTGTCCTCAAAATCCTCAAATAAATCCTCAAATAGATGTCTACTTCTGCCCAGAGGACTCATGCGGTAACGCTGTGATCTCCCTAATCGATAGAGCCAATAGGAGCGTTGACGTCGCTATGTACTCATTCACGCATGAGGGCATAGCGGATGCCCTGATAAGGGCTAAGGAGAGAGGAGTAATCGTCAGAGTGATAATTGAGAGTGAGCAGGTGTCAAGTTATAGCCAGTATGGGAGGCTCAGAGCGGCGGGAATTGAGGTAAAATTGGATAAGAATCCCTACTTAATGCACAATAAGTTCGCTGTAGTGGATGGCAAGGTAGTGGCTACGGGTAGCTTCAATTACACTGAATCGGCTGATAAGAAGAACGATGAGAACTTAATAATCATATGGGATCCTGAGATAGCTAGTAAATATGAGAGTGAGTTCGAGGAGATGTGGGAGGGGGTCTACGGGAAATAA
- a CDS encoding radical SAM protein, whose amino-acid sequence MRVLKPFDPWRSELCTCPRKYSLHPYTGCTHSCLYCYATSYVGRRISKPKLDFIKMLKKDIYEADPRIPVELSTSSDPYTPEEAVIGITRASLKLLKSRGFKVLITTKGTSFKYDQDLFDAVMVTITTLDDEISSKLEPNAPSPSERLEALSQVERRKGVRIDPIIPKINDDLEDIRELLREARDCGAEHVVFSTYKAKPDNMRRMLNAFPELAELNFTERIGGYKYLERGLRYKLLKGAVEEALKLGMTASVCREGFTDLMRSSSCDGTHML is encoded by the coding sequence TTGAGGGTGCTGAAGCCCTTCGATCCCTGGAGGAGTGAGCTCTGCACGTGCCCTAGGAAGTACTCCCTCCACCCCTACACCGGTTGCACGCACTCCTGCCTCTACTGCTACGCCACATCTTACGTAGGCAGGAGGATAAGCAAGCCGAAGCTTGACTTCATCAAGATGCTCAAGAAGGACATATATGAGGCCGATCCAAGGATCCCAGTCGAGCTATCGACTAGCAGCGACCCTTATACACCTGAGGAGGCTGTCATAGGGATAACTAGGGCCTCCCTGAAGCTGCTGAAATCCAGGGGCTTTAAGGTGTTGATAACGACTAAGGGTACCTCATTCAAATACGATCAGGATTTATTTGACGCTGTTATGGTCACTATAACTACTCTAGACGATGAAATCTCCTCTAAATTAGAGCCCAATGCCCCATCCCCCTCGGAGAGGCTGGAAGCACTCTCCCAGGTGGAGAGGCGGAAGGGAGTGAGGATAGATCCGATAATACCAAAGATAAATGATGATCTCGAGGATATAAGGGAGCTTCTTAGGGAGGCTAGGGATTGCGGTGCTGAGCATGTCGTCTTCTCGACTTACAAAGCCAAGCCGGACAACATGAGGAGGATGCTGAACGCCTTCCCCGAGTTAGCTGAGCTCAATTTCACCGAGCGTATCGGCGGTTACAAGTACTTGGAGAGGGGCCTCAGGTACAAGTTGCTCAAGGGGGCTGTCGAGGAAGCATTGAAGCTGGGGATGACTGCTTCAGTCTGCAGGGAGGGATTCACAGATCTCATGAGGTCGAGTTCTTGTGACGGGACCCATATGCTATGA
- a CDS encoding carboxypeptidase M32, producing the protein MEFSADIKEILIRYRDIWSLRYALSLLSWDMETYMPPLASEERGEVRGNLETQVQRLYTHPEFIGLVENAKPRNEIEEGIIRVLKRWIKYYTRIPKELIEEEERTVAKAFQDWKEARAKSDFSIFIPTLEKIVELQRRKADYLGYEDHPYDALLDIYEEGLTLKKCERIFSVLKDISSLFKKLKERYPERHEIEEIGYDERMMRRLIEHVLSHLGFDTSRARLDTSPHPFTINMGLYDVRITVRYEGKDFRRALMAAVHEFGHASYEMNISEELRATPVQSGASLGFHESQSRFWENIVGRSRAFVRRFYDPMLMAIPELRKYDEEDIYTYFTMVKPELIRVEADEVQYPLHIGLRFELERRMIEGDLKVEELPEIWNQRMEELIGITPPNDSLGVLQDIHWAHATIGYFPTYAIGSMIAAQLYYKLELADRVKEGKFKEVMEVLRERIHKHGSVYSPEDLLKRTTGEYVNPEYFLRYLNEKYS; encoded by the coding sequence ATGGAGTTCTCAGCAGATATCAAGGAGATACTAATCAGGTACAGGGATATATGGTCCTTGAGATACGCTCTCTCCCTGCTAAGCTGGGATATGGAGACTTACATGCCCCCTCTGGCCTCTGAGGAGAGGGGCGAGGTCAGGGGGAACCTGGAGACTCAGGTGCAGAGGCTCTACACTCATCCAGAGTTCATAGGGCTAGTCGAGAACGCTAAGCCGCGGAATGAGATCGAGGAAGGGATAATAAGGGTTCTGAAGAGGTGGATAAAGTATTACACGAGGATACCCAAGGAATTAATAGAAGAGGAGGAGAGGACCGTCGCGAAAGCCTTCCAGGATTGGAAGGAGGCGAGGGCCAAATCCGACTTCTCGATATTCATACCCACCCTTGAGAAGATAGTCGAGCTCCAGAGGAGGAAAGCGGATTACTTGGGCTACGAGGACCATCCCTATGATGCATTACTCGATATATATGAGGAGGGATTGACCCTCAAGAAGTGCGAGAGGATTTTCTCGGTCCTCAAGGATATCTCATCACTATTCAAGAAGCTCAAGGAGAGGTACCCGGAGAGGCATGAGATAGAGGAGATAGGTTACGATGAGAGGATGATGAGGAGGCTCATAGAACACGTCCTCTCCCACTTAGGGTTCGATACTTCGAGGGCTAGGCTCGATACATCCCCGCATCCCTTCACGATTAACATGGGCCTCTACGATGTCAGGATAACCGTTAGGTACGAGGGGAAGGACTTCAGGAGAGCCCTAATGGCGGCTGTGCACGAGTTCGGCCACGCTTCTTATGAGATGAACATAAGCGAGGAGCTGAGGGCGACTCCAGTCCAATCAGGGGCTTCTTTAGGATTCCACGAATCTCAATCTAGGTTCTGGGAGAACATCGTCGGGAGATCGAGGGCTTTCGTGAGGAGGTTCTACGATCCAATGCTCATGGCGATCCCCGAGCTCAGGAAGTACGATGAGGAGGATATATACACTTACTTCACTATGGTCAAGCCGGAGCTGATAAGGGTAGAGGCCGATGAAGTCCAGTACCCTCTCCACATAGGCCTGAGGTTCGAGTTAGAGAGGAGGATGATAGAGGGGGATCTGAAAGTTGAGGAACTTCCTGAGATTTGGAACCAGAGGATGGAGGAGCTTATAGGGATAACTCCGCCCAACGATAGCTTGGGGGTCTTGCAGGATATACACTGGGCTCACGCGACTATAGGCTACTTCCCGACTTACGCTATAGGGAGCATGATAGCGGCTCAGCTCTACTACAAGCTGGAACTAGCTGATAGAGTTAAGGAGGGGAAGTTTAAGGAGGTGATGGAAGTGCTGAGGGAGAGGATCCATAAGCACGGTTCTGTCTACAGCCCAGAGGATCTGCTCAAGAGGACGACTGGTGAGTACGTAAATCCTGAGTACTTCCTGAGGTACCTGAATGAGAAGTACTCATAG
- a CDS encoding DUF421 domain-containing protein codes for MRALPIILFLLFSVLPLSAQDPLIYKRAEVVIALRDDGSATMSLSYEIENRAWVPVVPGYGYLEFNSGRILKASASINGKKTEVIVNGSNLRYSIWEVIEPGKAINVRVNVTVSDFLSKGIIFDEFQARIGPFSYEVEEVDLRVIPPNGMNIVYLKGEGRPLKPGEAIDIEGEVSALPLPNIGVRWYPLVWLIIIAASIVAVVLMRRR; via the coding sequence ATGAGAGCGCTCCCCATAATCCTCTTTCTTTTATTCTCAGTGCTCCCCTTATCAGCTCAGGATCCGCTGATCTACAAGAGAGCTGAGGTGGTAATAGCCTTGAGAGATGACGGATCTGCCACTATGAGCTTGAGTTATGAGATAGAGAACAGGGCCTGGGTCCCAGTGGTGCCTGGCTACGGTTACCTAGAGTTCAACAGCGGCAGGATATTGAAGGCATCAGCTTCAATCAATGGCAAGAAGACTGAGGTGATTGTCAACGGGAGCAACTTAAGATACTCGATTTGGGAGGTAATAGAGCCAGGGAAGGCCATAAATGTGAGAGTCAACGTAACGGTATCGGATTTCCTGAGCAAAGGCATAATATTCGATGAGTTCCAAGCGAGGATAGGGCCCTTCTCATACGAAGTTGAGGAAGTTGATCTCAGGGTGATACCCCCGAATGGGATGAACATAGTTTACCTGAAGGGAGAGGGAAGGCCCCTGAAGCCGGGAGAAGCTATAGATATAGAGGGAGAGGTCTCAGCGCTCCCGCTCCCGAACATAGGGGTCAGATGGTACCCCTTAGTCTGGCTGATAATAATAGCCGCTTCTATAGTAGCTGTAGTCCTAATGAGGAGGAGGTAA
- a CDS encoding transcriptional regulator has translation MSEEVPLKPVGKEDVRKLELALLLGTLLRPDVLEKVRSSEDRLTWLDSLLIAAGALARDRAGYSASKIAEELGRTEATVRNHLAGKTEAGKLVKETYEEIKSKGSLEIPIPTLGPQKELEERLKDYEAKLSELRSKLDDLQKIVDDMRKLLGI, from the coding sequence ATGAGTGAGGAGGTGCCCCTGAAACCCGTGGGTAAGGAGGATGTGAGGAAGCTGGAGCTGGCCCTACTCCTGGGCACGCTCCTGAGACCCGATGTGCTTGAGAAAGTGAGGAGCTCCGAGGACAGGTTGACTTGGCTTGATTCCCTCCTGATCGCAGCGGGTGCTTTAGCGAGGGATAGAGCGGGATATTCAGCTTCCAAGATAGCTGAGGAGCTGGGAAGGACTGAGGCGACTGTGAGAAACCATCTAGCTGGGAAGACTGAAGCGGGTAAACTTGTTAAGGAGACTTATGAGGAGATAAAGAGTAAGGGCAGCCTAGAGATACCAATTCCAACATTGGGGCCTCAGAAGGAGCTCGAGGAGAGATTGAAGGATTACGAAGCGAAGCTGAGCGAACTGAGGAGTAAGCTGGACGATCTGCAAAAGATCGTAGATGATATGAGAAAATTGTTAGGAATATAA
- a CDS encoding KaiC domain-containing protein: MIVERVKSGIPGFDELVNGGIPKRNIVLLSGGPGTGKTIFSQQFLYQGLALGEPGVLVTLEEHPVQVRREMASFGWDVRKYEEEGSFAIVDAFTGGIGEAAKRERYVVRSIDDIGEFMDVLREALRDTKAQRAAIDSVSTLYLTRPVSARNVLMQLKRVLSGLGVTALMVSQVSVTERGFGGPGVEHASDGIIRLDLDEVDGELVRSMIVWKMRGTKHDMRRHPFEITDEGIRVYSDKVVKGSVVRYE, translated from the coding sequence ATGATAGTAGAGAGGGTGAAAAGCGGCATACCAGGTTTCGATGAGTTAGTGAACGGTGGCATCCCTAAGAGGAACATAGTACTCTTATCCGGGGGGCCAGGGACTGGGAAGACTATATTCAGCCAGCAGTTCCTCTATCAGGGCCTAGCATTGGGAGAGCCAGGCGTCCTGGTCACTTTAGAGGAACATCCAGTGCAAGTGAGGAGGGAGATGGCTTCCTTCGGGTGGGATGTGAGGAAGTATGAGGAGGAAGGTAGCTTCGCAATAGTCGATGCTTTCACTGGGGGAATAGGGGAAGCCGCTAAGAGGGAGAGATATGTTGTGAGGAGCATAGACGATATAGGGGAATTCATGGACGTGCTGAGGGAGGCTTTGAGGGATACTAAGGCTCAGAGGGCCGCTATAGATTCTGTCTCAACTCTCTACCTCACGAGACCCGTGAGCGCTAGGAACGTGTTGATGCAGCTGAAGAGAGTTCTCTCAGGACTTGGAGTCACAGCTCTCATGGTCTCACAAGTCAGCGTGACTGAGAGGGGCTTCGGAGGGCCCGGGGTGGAGCACGCTAGCGATGGGATAATAAGGCTCGACTTGGATGAGGTCGATGGGGAGCTCGTTAGGAGCATGATAGTGTGGAAGATGAGGGGTACTAAGCACGATATGAGGAGGCACCCATTCGAGATAACTGATGAAGGTATAAGGGTCTATTCGGATAAGGTAGTTAAGGGGAGTGTGGTGAGGTATGAGTGA
- a CDS encoding arginine deiminase family protein, with protein sequence MILEALEGVLSSEDEALSLALKEVREPPLRRISYTGAFHPSGIPPQPEIEFIELKDLKTRPDLFIGVDLISCLLRAEDPDSLKEGAEDLISRMRRKEEIRSEDSQKSHIALALPEKEHLEAVIGRWTDYVWKPRAYDGSEAPSFEGWVEDLKAIADALKNEGINVIFYGGDSVEEMREIGYNAVKVKLRKELPKLGYPRDPSVAWSNSPVIMNMTLEHRRGEEDAAADFFSKIGLKPAFRPRFWSDGKRIVRARAEGGNFIVVRGKDRVALFTGIGVRGSNRAAIELIKEYFSLKGVDLDIYGVPLPGYMRDWRTGAVHLDVVMMNAGPCVFLSPGRMGFYSFLKFGENIDFVDAGSVFNELGVEVDEIPAKGSEITLVNALNIGRGKLVVDAYNEEASDYLEREWGLDVIRVKIPQVEAGGGGVRCASREYYTD encoded by the coding sequence TTGATACTGGAAGCCCTCGAGGGAGTGCTGAGTTCGGAGGACGAGGCCCTATCTCTAGCCCTCAAGGAGGTCAGGGAGCCTCCTCTGAGGAGGATAAGTTATACGGGAGCATTTCATCCATCCGGAATACCTCCTCAGCCTGAGATCGAGTTCATAGAGTTGAAGGATCTTAAGACGAGACCCGATCTTTTCATAGGGGTAGATCTGATCTCATGCTTGCTCCGAGCGGAGGATCCCGATTCCCTGAAGGAGGGGGCCGAGGATCTGATCAGCAGGATGAGGAGGAAGGAGGAGATAAGATCGGAGGACAGTCAGAAGTCTCACATAGCTCTCGCTTTACCTGAAAAAGAGCACCTTGAGGCTGTAATTGGTAGATGGACTGATTACGTCTGGAAGCCTAGAGCTTACGATGGTAGCGAGGCTCCGAGTTTCGAAGGATGGGTGGAGGATCTTAAAGCGATAGCAGATGCTCTAAAGAATGAGGGAATCAATGTAATCTTCTATGGTGGAGATTCAGTCGAGGAAATGAGGGAAATCGGCTACAATGCTGTGAAGGTCAAATTGAGGAAGGAGCTTCCTAAACTGGGGTATCCCAGGGACCCCAGCGTCGCTTGGTCAAACTCCCCGGTGATAATGAACATGACACTGGAGCATAGGAGAGGAGAGGAGGATGCCGCTGCAGATTTCTTCTCGAAAATAGGGCTAAAGCCAGCTTTCAGGCCCAGGTTCTGGTCGGATGGGAAGCGCATCGTGAGGGCTAGAGCGGAAGGGGGGAACTTCATAGTAGTGAGGGGGAAGGATAGAGTGGCCCTCTTCACGGGCATAGGGGTAAGGGGGAGCAACAGGGCCGCAATTGAGCTCATAAAGGAATATTTCTCCCTGAAAGGAGTGGATCTAGATATATACGGGGTCCCGCTTCCGGGTTACATGAGGGATTGGAGGACCGGGGCTGTCCACTTGGATGTGGTGATGATGAACGCTGGCCCCTGCGTTTTCCTAAGCCCCGGGAGGATGGGCTTCTACTCATTCCTCAAATTCGGTGAAAATATAGATTTTGTCGATGCTGGAAGTGTTTTCAATGAATTAGGCGTCGAGGTAGATGAGATACCGGCTAAGGGCAGTGAGATAACCTTAGTTAATGCCCTCAACATAGGGAGGGGTAAGTTAGTGGTCGATGCCTACAATGAGGAGGCTAGCGATTACCTGGAGAGGGAGTGGGGGCTGGATGTGATAAGGGTCAAAATACCGCAGGTAGAGGCGGGGGGCGGGGGCGTGAGATGCGCATCTAGGGAATATTATACGGATTAA